In Populus alba chromosome 1, ASM523922v2, whole genome shotgun sequence, a single window of DNA contains:
- the LOC118053999 gene encoding E3 ubiquitin-protein ligase KEG isoform X2 → MKVPCCSVCQTRYDEEERVPLLLQCGHGFCKDCLSRMFSASTDTTLVCPRCRHVSVVGNSVTALKKNFAVLALLHSSSSSSAAANFDCDYTDDEGDGDEEDFEEERCSRGSHASSSGACGPVIDVGAHPEVKLVKKIGEARSKSGMETWTAVIGGGGVHGKKVCRHRVAVKKVEIGEEMEVDWVLGQLESLRKAAMWCRNVCTFHGVVKMDGCLGIVTDRCYGSVESEMQRNEGRLTLEQILRYGADIARGVAELHAAGVVCMNIKPSNLLLDSSGRAVVSDYGLAAILKKPACRKARSECDSAKIHSCMDCTMLCPNYTAPEAWEPVKKSLNLFWDDAIGISVESDAWSFGCALVEMCTGSIPWAGLSADEIYRAVVKGRKLPPQYASVVGVGMPRELWKMIGECLQFKASKRPAFSAMLAIFLRHLQELPRSPPASPDNFAKYPRSYVKEPPLASDLELFQDNPGHLHRLVSEGDVSGVRELLAKVASQNDNFPISMLLEAQNADGQTALHLACRRGSSELVRAILEYREADVDVLDKDGDPPLVFALAAGSPECVCALIERGANVRSRLREGFGPSVAHVCAYHGQPDCMRELLLAGADPNAIDDEGESVLHRAVSKKYTDCALVILENGGCGSMAVPNSKNLTPLHLCVATWNVAVVRRWVEVASPEEIADAIDIPSPVGTALCMAAAVKKDHETEGRELVRILLFAGADPTAQDAQHGRTALHTAAMANDVELVKIILDAGVDVNIRNVQNTIPLHVALARGAKSCVGLLLSAGANCNMQDDEGDNAFHIAAETAKMIRENLEWLILMLRNSNAAVEVRNHSGKTLRDFLEALPREWISEDLMEALVNRGVHLSPTIFEVGDWVKFKRSVTTPTHGWQGAKHKSVGFVQTVVDKDNLIVSFCSGEARVLANEVLKVIPLDRGQHVQLKQDVKEPRFGWRGQSRDSIGTVLCVDDDGILRVGFPGASRGWKADPAEMERVEEFKVGDWVRIRPTLTTAKHGLGSVTPGSIGIVYCIRPDSSLLLELSYLPNPWHCEPEEVEPVAPFKIGDRVCVKRSVAEPRYAWGGETHHSVGRISEIENDGLLIIEIPNRPIPWQADPSDMEKVEDFKVGDWVRVKASVSSPKYGWEDITRNSIGVIHSLEEDGDMGVAFCFRSKPFCCSVTDVEKVPPFEMGQEIHVLSSVTQPRLGWSNESPATVGKIVRIDMDGALNVRVTGRHSLWKVSPGDAERLSGFEVGDWVRSKPSLGTRPSYDWNSIGKESLAVVHSIQETGYLELACCFRKGRWIAHHTDIEKIPCFKVGQHVRFRTGLSEPRWGWRGAQPDSRGIITSVHADGEVRVAFFDLPGLWRGDPADLEVEHIFEVGEWVKLMEDVSNWKSVGPGSVGVVQGIGYDGDEWDGSIYVGFCGEQERWAGPTSHLERVERLMVGQKVRVTLSVKQPRFGWSGHSHGSVGTISAIDADGKLRIYTPVGSKTWMLDPSEVELVEDEELHIGDWVKVRASVSTPTHQWGEVNHSSTGVVHRMENGDLWVSFCFLEKLWLCKALEMERIRPFKVGDKVKIREGLVTPRWGWGMETHASKGQVVGVDANGKLRIKFHWREGRPWIGDPADIVLDES, encoded by the exons atgaaagtCCCTTGCTGCTCAGTTTGCCAAACGCGGTATGACGAAGAAGAGAGAGTTCCTCTACTTCTCCAATGCGGTCATGGATTCTGCAAAGACTGTCTCTCTCGAATGTTCTCTGCTTCTACCGATACAACACTTGTCTGCCCTAGATGCCGACACGTGTCGGTCGTAGGCAACTCAGTCACCGCGCTGAAGAAGAACTTCGCCGTTTTAGCTCTGCTACATTCCTCCTCGTCGTCTTCGGCGGCGGCGAACTTCGATTGCGATTACACTGACGACGAGGGTGATGGTGATGAAGAGGATTTCGAGGAGGAGAGGTGTAGCCGTGGGTCCCACGCGTCGAGTTCTGGTGCCTGTGGGCCGGTGATTGATGTTGGGGCCCACCCGGAGGTGAAGTTGGTGAAGAAAATTGGTGAAGCGAGGAGCAAATCTGGGATGGAGACGTGGACGGCGGTGATTGGTGGCGGCGGGGTCCATGGGAAGAAGGTGTGTAGGCACCGGGTGGCGGTGAAGAAGGTGGAGATAGGGGAGGAGATGGAGGTGGACTGGGTGTTAGGGCAGTTGGAGAGTTTGAGAAAGGCGGCGATGTGGTGTAGGAATGTGTGTACTTTTCATGGCGTTGTAAAAATGGATGGGTGTTTAGGGATTGTTACAGATAGGTGTTATGGTTCTGTTGAATCGGAGATGCAAAGGAATGAAGGAAGGCTTACTCTCGAGCAAATTCTAAG ATATGGTGCTGATATAGCTCGAGGAGTGGCTGAACTTCACGCAGCAGGTGTTGTTTGCATGAACATAAAACCGTCGAATCTTCTTTTGGATTCAAGTGGTCGTGCGGTCGTATCTGATTATGGACTTGCTGCAATTCTAAAGAAACCTGCCTGTAGGAAAGCTCGATCGGAGTGTGATTCTGCAAAAATCCATTCATGCATGGACTGTACAATGCTTTGTCCGAACTATACAGCTCCAGAAGCATGGGAGCCGGTAAAGAAATCATTGAATCTGTTCTGGGATGATGCAATAGGTATATCTGTGGAGTCAGATGCCTGGAGTTTTGGTTGTGCTTTGGTGGAGATGTGCACCGGTTCTATCCc GTGGGCTGGTTTAAGTGCAGATGAAATTTATCGAGCTGTTGTGAAGGGTCGAAAGTTGCCTCCACAGTATGCAAGTGTAGTAGGTGTTGGAATGCCTAGAGAATTGTGGAAGATGATTGGAGAATGCCTACAATTCAAAGCATCGAAAAGGCCAGCTTTTAGTGCAATGTTAGCAATATTCCTCCGTCATTTGCAAGAGTTGCCACGCAGCCCTCCTGCAAGTCCTGATAA CTTTGCAAAATATCCTAGGTCATATGTGAAGGAACCGCCCCTTGCTTCTGATTTGGAGTTATTTCAGGATAACCCTGGCCATCTACATCGATTAGTGTCAGAAGGGGATGTTAGTGGCGTTAG GGAATTGCTTGCAAAGGTTGCATCACAAAATGACAATTTCCCAATATCTATGCTATTAGAAGCGCAGAATGCTGATGGCCAAACTGCTCTTCACCTAGCTTGCAGACGTGGTAGTTCAGAGCTTGTTAGGGCTATATTGGAGTACAGAGAGGCAGATGTTGATGTATTGGACAAAGATGGGGATCCTCCGCTTGTTTTTGCATTAGCTGCAGGATCCCCAGAATGTGTTTGTGCTCTCATTGAAAGAGGGGCTAATGTAAGATCTAGGTTGAGGGAAGGTTTTGGTCCATCTGTTGCTCATGTTTGTGCATACCATGGCCAACCTGATTGCATGCGA GAGCTGCTATTGGCTGGAGCTGATCCGAATGCAATTGATGATGAAGGTGAATCTGTTTTGCACAGAGCTGTTTCCAAGAAATATACAGATTGTGCTCTTGTTATACTGGAAAATGGGGGTTGTGGGTCCATGGCTGTcccaaattcaaaaaatctgaC GCCATTGCACTTGTGTGTAGCGACATGGAATGTGGCTGTTGTGAGAAGGTGGGTAGAAGTTGCATCCCCAGAAGAAATTGCTGATGCCATTGATATACCAAGTCCTGTTGGAACTGCATTATGCATGGCAGCTGCTGTGAAGAAAGATCATGAAACTG AAGGGAGAGAACTTGTGCGAATATTACTTTTTGCTGGAGCAGATCCAACTGCCCAAGATGCTCAACATGGACGAACAGCTTTACATACTGCTGCTATGGCTAATGATGTTGAATTGGTCAAA ATTATTCTTGATGCTGGAGTGGATGTAAACATTCGGAACGTGCAGAATACAATACCTCTCCATGTAGCCTTGGCAAGAGGGGCAAAGTCATGTGTTGGGTTGCTCTTATCTGCAGGGGCAAATTGTAATATGCAG GATGATGAAGGGGACAATGCTTTCCACATAGCAGCTGAAACAGCAAAAATGATACGTGAGAATCTTGAATGGCTCATCCTTATGCTCAGGAATTCTAATGCTGCTGTTGAAGTTAGAAACCACAG TGGTAAGACACTCCGTGACTTTTTGGAGGCCCTTCCTCGGGAATGGATTTCTGAAGATTTGATGGAGGCACTTGTGAATAGGGGAGTTCATCTATCTCCTACAAT ATTTGAAGTGGGGGATTGGGTGAAGTTCAAAAGAAGTGTCACTACTCCTACGCATGGGTGGCAAGGTGCAAAACACAAAAGTGTAGGCTTTGTGCAAACTGTTGTGGATAAGGACAACCTTATTGTGTCATTTTGCTCTGGAGAGGCTCGTGTGTTAGCCAATGAAGTTTTGAAGGTGATTCCTTTGGATAGGGGACAACATGTCCAGCTTAAGCAAGATGTCAAAGAACCACG GTTTGGCTGGCGTGGTCAATCACGTGACAGCATCGGAACTGTTTTatgtgttgatgatgatggtatTCTTCGTGTTGGATTTCCGGGAGCATCTAGAGGATGGAAAGCTGACCCTGCCGAGATGGAAAGAGTCGAAGAATTTAAGGTGGGTGACTGGGTTCGCATCCGGCCCACACTTACAACTGCCAAGCACGGTCTAGGATCTGTCACACCTGGGAGCATTGGTATTGTGTATTGTATTAGACCAGATAGTAGTCTTTTGTTAGAGTTGAGCTATCTTCCAAACCCATGGCATTGTGAACCAGAGGAGGTTGAGCCTGTTGCTCCTTTCAAG ATTGGTGACCGGGTGTGTGTGAAGCGATCTGTTGCAGAACCTAGATATGCTTGGGGTGGCGAAACACATCACAGTGTTGGAAGAATTAGTGAGATAGAGAATGATGGCTTGCTTATAATTGAAATACCAAATCGACCTATACCATGGCAGGCTGATCCATCGGACATGGAAAAGGTTGAAGATTTTAAG GTTGGGGATTGGGTTAGAGTGAAGGCTTCAGTTTCTTCTCCAAAGTATGGATGGGAAGACATCACTCGGAACAGTATTGGAGTAATTCACAGCCTGGAAGAGGATGGTGACATGGGTGTGGCATTCTGTTTCAGAAGCAAGCCTTTTTGTTGCTCTGTGACAGATGTTGAAAAGGTGCCTCCTTTTGAAATGGGACAAGAGATACATGTCTTGTCATCTGTGACTCAACCACGTCTTGGATGGTCAAATGAAAGTCCTGCAACTGTTGGAAAGATTGTGAGAATTGACATGGATGGAGCTTTGAAT GTGAGGGTTACTGGCAGACATAGCTTGTGGAAAGTTTCTCCTGGAGATGCAGAAAGGCTTTCGGGATTTGAAGTTGGTGATTGGGTACGTTCCAAACCTAGTTTGGGGACCAGACCTAGTTATGATTGGAATAGTATTGGGAAGGAAAGTTTAGCTGTTGTACACAGCATACAAGAGACAGGTTATCTAGAACTGGCTTGTTGTTTCCGTAAAGGAAGATGGATTGCTCATCACACAGATATTGAAAAGATACCTTGTTTCAAAGTTGGGCAGCATGTTCGGTTTCGAACTGGACTGTCGGAGCCAAGATGGGGCTGGAGAGGGGCTCAGCCTGATTCACGAGGCATAATCACCTCTGTTCATGCTGATGGAGAAGTGAGGGTTGCATTCTTTGATTTGCCAGGGTTGTGGAGAGGAGATCCCGCAGATCTCGAGGTTGAACATATATTTGAAGTGGGTGAGTGGGTGAAACTGATGGAAGATGTTAGCAACTGGAAATCTGTTGGACCAGGCAGTGTGGGTGTTGTACAGGGTATAGGATATGATGGAGATGAGTGGGATGGAAGCATATATGTTGGTTTTTGTGGGGAGCAAGAAAGATGGGCGGGGCCTACTTCCCATCTTGAAAGAGTTGAAAGACTCATGGTTGGGCAGAAAGTTAGGGTTACACTTTCTGTGAAGCAGCCAAGGTTTGGGTGGTCAGGCCACAGTCATGGAAGTGTTGGAACCATATCGGCAATTGATGCTGATGGGAAGCTGAGAATATATACTCCAGTAGGCTCCAAGACTTGGATGCTTGATCCATCAGAAGTGGAGCTGGTAGAGGATGAAGAACTTCACATTGGAGATTGGGTGAAGGTTAGGGCATCCGTTTCAACACCAACACACCAGTGGGGAGAAGTGAATCATTCAAGCACTGGAGTTGTGCATCGGATGGAAAATGGGGACCTATGGGTTTCATTCTGTTTCCTGGAGAAGCTGTGGCTTTGCAAGGCTTTGGAAATGGAACGAATTAGACCATTCAAAGTAGGCGACAAGGTGAAAATTAGAGAAGGTCTGGTAACACCTCGGTGGGGGTGGGGAATGGAGACTCATGCAAGCAAGGGCCAGGTGGTTGGGGTAGATGCAAATGGAAAGTTGAGGATTAAGTTTCATTGGAGAGAAGGGAGGCCATGGATCGGCGATCCTGCCGACATTGTTCTTGATGAGAGCTAA
- the LOC118054000 gene encoding nudix hydrolase 16, mitochondrial: MSELVARTGRLQQRYEGGCRLVAGCIPYRFRDYFEDDNANSAKVVELLMINSPSGPGLLFPKGGWENDETAEEAAVREAIEEAGVRGDLMDFIGYYEFKSKTHQDDCCPEGLCKAAMYALFVKEELELWPERSTRTRSWLTMSEAVESCRHKWMEEALKDFSTWRAKM; this comes from the exons atgTCTGAATTGGTAGCACGTACTGGTCGACTTCAACAACGGTACGAGGGCGGTTGTCGACTTGTTGCCGG GTGTATTCCATATAGATTTAGAGATTATTTTGAAGATGATAATGCCAATTCAGCGAAGGTTGTTGAGCTTCTTATGATCAATTCACCCAGTGGACCAGGTCTCTTGTTTCCAAAG GGGGGATGGGAGAATGATGAGACTGCTGAAGAGGCTGCTGTGAGGGAAGCCATTGAAGAAGCAGGAGTTCGAGGCGATCTAATG GATTTCATAGGGTATTATGAATTTAAGAGTAAAACTCACCAAGACGACTGTTGCCCAGAAGGTTTGTGTAAAGCTGCAATGTATGCTTTATTTGTCAAGGAGGAGCTTGAGCTATGGCCAGAGCGGAGCACACGAACAAGAAGTTGGCTGACCATGTCTGAAGCAGTTGAGAGTTGCAGGCATAAATGGATGGAAGAGGCTTTGAAGGACTTCTCTACCTGGCGTGCAAAGATGTAG
- the LOC118053999 gene encoding E3 ubiquitin-protein ligase KEG isoform X1, producing MKVPCCSVCQTRYDEEERVPLLLQCGHGFCKDCLSRMFSASTDTTLVCPRCRHVSVVGNSVTALKKNFAVLALLHSSSSSSAAANFDCDYTDDEGDGDEEDFEEERCSRGSHASSSGACGPVIDVGAHPEVKLVKKIGEARSKSGMETWTAVIGGGGVHGKKVCRHRVAVKKVEIGEEMEVDWVLGQLESLRKAAMWCRNVCTFHGVVKMDGCLGIVTDRCYGSVESEMQRNEGRLTLEQILRYGADIARGVAELHAAGVVCMNIKPSNLLLDSSGRAVVSDYGLAAILKKPACRKARSECDSAKIHSCMDCTMLCPNYTAPEAWEPVKKSLNLFWDDAIGISVESDAWSFGCALVEMCTGSIPWAGLSADEIYRAVVKGRKLPPQYASVVGVGMPRELWKMIGECLQFKASKRPAFSAMLAIFLRHLQELPRSPPASPDNSFAKYPRSYVKEPPLASDLELFQDNPGHLHRLVSEGDVSGVRELLAKVASQNDNFPISMLLEAQNADGQTALHLACRRGSSELVRAILEYREADVDVLDKDGDPPLVFALAAGSPECVCALIERGANVRSRLREGFGPSVAHVCAYHGQPDCMRELLLAGADPNAIDDEGESVLHRAVSKKYTDCALVILENGGCGSMAVPNSKNLTPLHLCVATWNVAVVRRWVEVASPEEIADAIDIPSPVGTALCMAAAVKKDHETEGRELVRILLFAGADPTAQDAQHGRTALHTAAMANDVELVKIILDAGVDVNIRNVQNTIPLHVALARGAKSCVGLLLSAGANCNMQDDEGDNAFHIAAETAKMIRENLEWLILMLRNSNAAVEVRNHSGKTLRDFLEALPREWISEDLMEALVNRGVHLSPTIFEVGDWVKFKRSVTTPTHGWQGAKHKSVGFVQTVVDKDNLIVSFCSGEARVLANEVLKVIPLDRGQHVQLKQDVKEPRFGWRGQSRDSIGTVLCVDDDGILRVGFPGASRGWKADPAEMERVEEFKVGDWVRIRPTLTTAKHGLGSVTPGSIGIVYCIRPDSSLLLELSYLPNPWHCEPEEVEPVAPFKIGDRVCVKRSVAEPRYAWGGETHHSVGRISEIENDGLLIIEIPNRPIPWQADPSDMEKVEDFKVGDWVRVKASVSSPKYGWEDITRNSIGVIHSLEEDGDMGVAFCFRSKPFCCSVTDVEKVPPFEMGQEIHVLSSVTQPRLGWSNESPATVGKIVRIDMDGALNVRVTGRHSLWKVSPGDAERLSGFEVGDWVRSKPSLGTRPSYDWNSIGKESLAVVHSIQETGYLELACCFRKGRWIAHHTDIEKIPCFKVGQHVRFRTGLSEPRWGWRGAQPDSRGIITSVHADGEVRVAFFDLPGLWRGDPADLEVEHIFEVGEWVKLMEDVSNWKSVGPGSVGVVQGIGYDGDEWDGSIYVGFCGEQERWAGPTSHLERVERLMVGQKVRVTLSVKQPRFGWSGHSHGSVGTISAIDADGKLRIYTPVGSKTWMLDPSEVELVEDEELHIGDWVKVRASVSTPTHQWGEVNHSSTGVVHRMENGDLWVSFCFLEKLWLCKALEMERIRPFKVGDKVKIREGLVTPRWGWGMETHASKGQVVGVDANGKLRIKFHWREGRPWIGDPADIVLDES from the exons atgaaagtCCCTTGCTGCTCAGTTTGCCAAACGCGGTATGACGAAGAAGAGAGAGTTCCTCTACTTCTCCAATGCGGTCATGGATTCTGCAAAGACTGTCTCTCTCGAATGTTCTCTGCTTCTACCGATACAACACTTGTCTGCCCTAGATGCCGACACGTGTCGGTCGTAGGCAACTCAGTCACCGCGCTGAAGAAGAACTTCGCCGTTTTAGCTCTGCTACATTCCTCCTCGTCGTCTTCGGCGGCGGCGAACTTCGATTGCGATTACACTGACGACGAGGGTGATGGTGATGAAGAGGATTTCGAGGAGGAGAGGTGTAGCCGTGGGTCCCACGCGTCGAGTTCTGGTGCCTGTGGGCCGGTGATTGATGTTGGGGCCCACCCGGAGGTGAAGTTGGTGAAGAAAATTGGTGAAGCGAGGAGCAAATCTGGGATGGAGACGTGGACGGCGGTGATTGGTGGCGGCGGGGTCCATGGGAAGAAGGTGTGTAGGCACCGGGTGGCGGTGAAGAAGGTGGAGATAGGGGAGGAGATGGAGGTGGACTGGGTGTTAGGGCAGTTGGAGAGTTTGAGAAAGGCGGCGATGTGGTGTAGGAATGTGTGTACTTTTCATGGCGTTGTAAAAATGGATGGGTGTTTAGGGATTGTTACAGATAGGTGTTATGGTTCTGTTGAATCGGAGATGCAAAGGAATGAAGGAAGGCTTACTCTCGAGCAAATTCTAAG ATATGGTGCTGATATAGCTCGAGGAGTGGCTGAACTTCACGCAGCAGGTGTTGTTTGCATGAACATAAAACCGTCGAATCTTCTTTTGGATTCAAGTGGTCGTGCGGTCGTATCTGATTATGGACTTGCTGCAATTCTAAAGAAACCTGCCTGTAGGAAAGCTCGATCGGAGTGTGATTCTGCAAAAATCCATTCATGCATGGACTGTACAATGCTTTGTCCGAACTATACAGCTCCAGAAGCATGGGAGCCGGTAAAGAAATCATTGAATCTGTTCTGGGATGATGCAATAGGTATATCTGTGGAGTCAGATGCCTGGAGTTTTGGTTGTGCTTTGGTGGAGATGTGCACCGGTTCTATCCc GTGGGCTGGTTTAAGTGCAGATGAAATTTATCGAGCTGTTGTGAAGGGTCGAAAGTTGCCTCCACAGTATGCAAGTGTAGTAGGTGTTGGAATGCCTAGAGAATTGTGGAAGATGATTGGAGAATGCCTACAATTCAAAGCATCGAAAAGGCCAGCTTTTAGTGCAATGTTAGCAATATTCCTCCGTCATTTGCAAGAGTTGCCACGCAGCCCTCCTGCAAGTCCTGATAA CAGCTTTGCAAAATATCCTAGGTCATATGTGAAGGAACCGCCCCTTGCTTCTGATTTGGAGTTATTTCAGGATAACCCTGGCCATCTACATCGATTAGTGTCAGAAGGGGATGTTAGTGGCGTTAG GGAATTGCTTGCAAAGGTTGCATCACAAAATGACAATTTCCCAATATCTATGCTATTAGAAGCGCAGAATGCTGATGGCCAAACTGCTCTTCACCTAGCTTGCAGACGTGGTAGTTCAGAGCTTGTTAGGGCTATATTGGAGTACAGAGAGGCAGATGTTGATGTATTGGACAAAGATGGGGATCCTCCGCTTGTTTTTGCATTAGCTGCAGGATCCCCAGAATGTGTTTGTGCTCTCATTGAAAGAGGGGCTAATGTAAGATCTAGGTTGAGGGAAGGTTTTGGTCCATCTGTTGCTCATGTTTGTGCATACCATGGCCAACCTGATTGCATGCGA GAGCTGCTATTGGCTGGAGCTGATCCGAATGCAATTGATGATGAAGGTGAATCTGTTTTGCACAGAGCTGTTTCCAAGAAATATACAGATTGTGCTCTTGTTATACTGGAAAATGGGGGTTGTGGGTCCATGGCTGTcccaaattcaaaaaatctgaC GCCATTGCACTTGTGTGTAGCGACATGGAATGTGGCTGTTGTGAGAAGGTGGGTAGAAGTTGCATCCCCAGAAGAAATTGCTGATGCCATTGATATACCAAGTCCTGTTGGAACTGCATTATGCATGGCAGCTGCTGTGAAGAAAGATCATGAAACTG AAGGGAGAGAACTTGTGCGAATATTACTTTTTGCTGGAGCAGATCCAACTGCCCAAGATGCTCAACATGGACGAACAGCTTTACATACTGCTGCTATGGCTAATGATGTTGAATTGGTCAAA ATTATTCTTGATGCTGGAGTGGATGTAAACATTCGGAACGTGCAGAATACAATACCTCTCCATGTAGCCTTGGCAAGAGGGGCAAAGTCATGTGTTGGGTTGCTCTTATCTGCAGGGGCAAATTGTAATATGCAG GATGATGAAGGGGACAATGCTTTCCACATAGCAGCTGAAACAGCAAAAATGATACGTGAGAATCTTGAATGGCTCATCCTTATGCTCAGGAATTCTAATGCTGCTGTTGAAGTTAGAAACCACAG TGGTAAGACACTCCGTGACTTTTTGGAGGCCCTTCCTCGGGAATGGATTTCTGAAGATTTGATGGAGGCACTTGTGAATAGGGGAGTTCATCTATCTCCTACAAT ATTTGAAGTGGGGGATTGGGTGAAGTTCAAAAGAAGTGTCACTACTCCTACGCATGGGTGGCAAGGTGCAAAACACAAAAGTGTAGGCTTTGTGCAAACTGTTGTGGATAAGGACAACCTTATTGTGTCATTTTGCTCTGGAGAGGCTCGTGTGTTAGCCAATGAAGTTTTGAAGGTGATTCCTTTGGATAGGGGACAACATGTCCAGCTTAAGCAAGATGTCAAAGAACCACG GTTTGGCTGGCGTGGTCAATCACGTGACAGCATCGGAACTGTTTTatgtgttgatgatgatggtatTCTTCGTGTTGGATTTCCGGGAGCATCTAGAGGATGGAAAGCTGACCCTGCCGAGATGGAAAGAGTCGAAGAATTTAAGGTGGGTGACTGGGTTCGCATCCGGCCCACACTTACAACTGCCAAGCACGGTCTAGGATCTGTCACACCTGGGAGCATTGGTATTGTGTATTGTATTAGACCAGATAGTAGTCTTTTGTTAGAGTTGAGCTATCTTCCAAACCCATGGCATTGTGAACCAGAGGAGGTTGAGCCTGTTGCTCCTTTCAAG ATTGGTGACCGGGTGTGTGTGAAGCGATCTGTTGCAGAACCTAGATATGCTTGGGGTGGCGAAACACATCACAGTGTTGGAAGAATTAGTGAGATAGAGAATGATGGCTTGCTTATAATTGAAATACCAAATCGACCTATACCATGGCAGGCTGATCCATCGGACATGGAAAAGGTTGAAGATTTTAAG GTTGGGGATTGGGTTAGAGTGAAGGCTTCAGTTTCTTCTCCAAAGTATGGATGGGAAGACATCACTCGGAACAGTATTGGAGTAATTCACAGCCTGGAAGAGGATGGTGACATGGGTGTGGCATTCTGTTTCAGAAGCAAGCCTTTTTGTTGCTCTGTGACAGATGTTGAAAAGGTGCCTCCTTTTGAAATGGGACAAGAGATACATGTCTTGTCATCTGTGACTCAACCACGTCTTGGATGGTCAAATGAAAGTCCTGCAACTGTTGGAAAGATTGTGAGAATTGACATGGATGGAGCTTTGAAT GTGAGGGTTACTGGCAGACATAGCTTGTGGAAAGTTTCTCCTGGAGATGCAGAAAGGCTTTCGGGATTTGAAGTTGGTGATTGGGTACGTTCCAAACCTAGTTTGGGGACCAGACCTAGTTATGATTGGAATAGTATTGGGAAGGAAAGTTTAGCTGTTGTACACAGCATACAAGAGACAGGTTATCTAGAACTGGCTTGTTGTTTCCGTAAAGGAAGATGGATTGCTCATCACACAGATATTGAAAAGATACCTTGTTTCAAAGTTGGGCAGCATGTTCGGTTTCGAACTGGACTGTCGGAGCCAAGATGGGGCTGGAGAGGGGCTCAGCCTGATTCACGAGGCATAATCACCTCTGTTCATGCTGATGGAGAAGTGAGGGTTGCATTCTTTGATTTGCCAGGGTTGTGGAGAGGAGATCCCGCAGATCTCGAGGTTGAACATATATTTGAAGTGGGTGAGTGGGTGAAACTGATGGAAGATGTTAGCAACTGGAAATCTGTTGGACCAGGCAGTGTGGGTGTTGTACAGGGTATAGGATATGATGGAGATGAGTGGGATGGAAGCATATATGTTGGTTTTTGTGGGGAGCAAGAAAGATGGGCGGGGCCTACTTCCCATCTTGAAAGAGTTGAAAGACTCATGGTTGGGCAGAAAGTTAGGGTTACACTTTCTGTGAAGCAGCCAAGGTTTGGGTGGTCAGGCCACAGTCATGGAAGTGTTGGAACCATATCGGCAATTGATGCTGATGGGAAGCTGAGAATATATACTCCAGTAGGCTCCAAGACTTGGATGCTTGATCCATCAGAAGTGGAGCTGGTAGAGGATGAAGAACTTCACATTGGAGATTGGGTGAAGGTTAGGGCATCCGTTTCAACACCAACACACCAGTGGGGAGAAGTGAATCATTCAAGCACTGGAGTTGTGCATCGGATGGAAAATGGGGACCTATGGGTTTCATTCTGTTTCCTGGAGAAGCTGTGGCTTTGCAAGGCTTTGGAAATGGAACGAATTAGACCATTCAAAGTAGGCGACAAGGTGAAAATTAGAGAAGGTCTGGTAACACCTCGGTGGGGGTGGGGAATGGAGACTCATGCAAGCAAGGGCCAGGTGGTTGGGGTAGATGCAAATGGAAAGTTGAGGATTAAGTTTCATTGGAGAGAAGGGAGGCCATGGATCGGCGATCCTGCCGACATTGTTCTTGATGAGAGCTAA